The proteins below come from a single Leptotrichia sp. oral taxon 223 genomic window:
- the pgk gene encoding phosphoglycerate kinase gives MAKKTLKDLDVKGKKVLVRVDFNVPIKDGVITNDNRITAALPTLKYILENGGRVIAFSHLGKVKEEADKASKTLAPVAKRLEELLGKPVKFVPETRGAALEKAVAELKDGEILMFENTRFEDLDGKKESKNDPELGKYWASLGDVFVNDAFGTAHRAHASNVGIASNIKESAVGFLVEKEIKFIGGAVDNPERPLVAILGGAKVSDKIGVIENLLDKADKVIIGGGMMFTFLKAEGKNTGSSLLEADKVELAASLIKKAKEKNVELLLPIDTVVAKEFKNDTEFKTVSVDNIEDGWMGLDIGEKSVELFKKALKGAKTVVWNGPMGVFEMENFAKGTIGVCKAIAELSGAKTIIGGGDSAAAAIQLGFADKFSHISTGGGASLEYLEGKVLPGVDAISEK, from the coding sequence ATGGCTAAAAAAACTTTAAAAGACTTGGATGTAAAAGGAAAAAAAGTATTAGTAAGAGTTGACTTCAATGTACCAATAAAAGATGGAGTTATTACAAATGATAATAGAATTACAGCAGCGCTTCCAACTTTAAAATATATTTTGGAAAATGGCGGAAGAGTAATCGCATTTTCTCACTTAGGAAAAGTTAAGGAAGAAGCAGACAAAGCCTCAAAAACTTTAGCACCAGTTGCAAAAAGATTGGAAGAACTTTTAGGAAAGCCTGTTAAATTCGTTCCTGAAACAAGAGGAGCAGCATTAGAAAAAGCAGTTGCTGAATTAAAAGACGGAGAAATCTTAATGTTTGAAAACACTAGATTTGAAGACTTGGACGGTAAAAAAGAATCTAAAAATGATCCTGAATTAGGAAAATACTGGGCATCACTTGGAGATGTTTTCGTAAATGACGCATTTGGAACTGCACATAGAGCGCACGCTTCAAACGTAGGAATTGCTTCAAACATCAAAGAATCAGCAGTAGGATTCCTTGTAGAAAAAGAAATCAAATTTATCGGCGGAGCAGTTGACAATCCTGAAAGACCATTAGTCGCTATTTTAGGTGGAGCAAAAGTTTCTGATAAAATTGGTGTAATCGAAAACTTATTGGATAAAGCTGATAAAGTAATTATCGGTGGAGGAATGATGTTCACTTTCTTAAAAGCTGAAGGTAAAAACACAGGTTCTTCATTACTAGAAGCTGACAAAGTGGAATTAGCCGCTTCATTAATCAAAAAAGCTAAAGAAAAAAATGTTGAACTGTTATTGCCAATTGATACAGTTGTAGCAAAAGAATTCAAAAATGATACAGAATTTAAAACAGTTTCTGTAGATAATATTGAAGATGGATGGATGGGATTAGACATAGGTGAAAAATCTGTAGAATTATTCAAAAAAGCTTTAAAAGGTGCTAAAACTGTAGTATGGAATGGACCAATGGGAGTATTCGAAATGGAAAACTTCGCAAAAGGGACAATCGGTGTATGTAAAGCAATCGCAGAATTATCTGGAGCTAAAACAATCATCGGTGGTGGAGATTCAGCAGCAGCAGCTATCCAGTTAGGATTTGCAGACAAATTCTCACATATCTCAACTGGAGGAGGAGCATCACTTGAATACTTGGAAGGAAAAGTATTGCCAGGAGTAGATGCAATTTCAGAAAAATAA
- the yajC gene encoding preprotein translocase subunit YajC yields the protein MDKNAIGVILIYVAFMAVLILPTYFSNKKKKQQKAALLESLKVGDKIITVGGIKGSITNIYEQSVEMKIDKNARMEVLKSAIDRLEKK from the coding sequence ATGGACAAAAATGCAATAGGAGTAATATTAATTTATGTGGCATTTATGGCAGTACTAATCTTACCAACGTATTTTTCAAACAAGAAAAAGAAGCAGCAGAAGGCGGCATTGCTGGAAAGTTTGAAAGTTGGAGATAAGATAATAACAGTTGGAGGTATTAAAGGCAGCATTACAAATATCTATGAGCAGTCGGTGGAAATGAAAATAGATAAAAATGCCAGAATGGAAGTTTTAAAATCTGCAATTGACAGATTAGAAAAAAAATAA
- a CDS encoding GNAT family N-acetyltransferase: protein MKLKKERLIFRFAGIEDASKILKIYKPYIENTTITFEYEVPSVEEFKERISEILKEYPYIVCEYENEIAGYAYAHRIWTRAAYQWDAELSVYTDGKFAGNGIGKHLYKILIEILKLQNIVNVYGLVTYPNENSENLHNYFGFKKVAFFEKTGYKFGQWIGVTWFEKDINLYSKNPEPVKKISEIDKLKIKKILESQKN from the coding sequence ATGAAATTAAAAAAAGAGAGGCTGATTTTTAGATTTGCAGGTATAGAAGATGCCAGCAAAATTTTAAAAATTTATAAGCCATATATTGAAAATACTACGATTACATTTGAGTATGAAGTGCCTTCGGTTGAGGAATTTAAAGAAAGAATAAGTGAAATTTTAAAGGAATATCCATATATTGTGTGTGAATATGAAAATGAGATTGCTGGGTATGCCTATGCCCATAGGATCTGGACTAGAGCTGCTTATCAGTGGGATGCGGAGCTTTCGGTTTATACAGATGGGAAGTTTGCCGGAAATGGAATCGGGAAACACCTGTATAAAATCTTAATTGAAATATTGAAATTGCAGAATATTGTAAATGTTTATGGACTCGTAACTTATCCTAACGAGAATAGCGAAAATCTTCATAATTATTTTGGATTTAAAAAGGTTGCGTTTTTTGAGAAAACTGGATATAAATTTGGACAATGGATTGGCGTTACCTGGTTTGAAAAGGACATAAATCTTTATTCCAAAAATCCTGAGCCAGTTAAAAAAATATCAGAAATTGACAAATTAAAAATAAAGAAGATTTTAGAATCACAAAAAAATTAA
- a CDS encoding GerMN domain-containing protein, whose product MQKQEKLNEEKTKKKKSNFKKNLFVALLFFVTVAVVLVNRYDRKHRSMIHVEVDKNLVQETTQDEETQNRISIFVYDPSTKTVNEREIVVPRQINLIEGDFINGIIRNSDYISEDMKFRSAYNLRIDNVNTTVVKLNAQFANLKKNPELFNGFSLAVTNTILKNFPNIQSVVIQIDGETNTR is encoded by the coding sequence ATGCAAAAACAAGAAAAATTAAATGAGGAAAAAACTAAAAAGAAAAAAAGTAACTTTAAAAAAAATCTTTTTGTAGCATTGCTTTTTTTTGTAACAGTGGCAGTGGTTCTTGTAAACCGCTATGACAGAAAGCATAGAAGCATGATTCATGTAGAGGTGGACAAGAACCTGGTGCAAGAAACAACTCAGGATGAAGAAACTCAAAATAGAATTTCCATATTTGTTTACGATCCCTCTACAAAAACAGTAAATGAACGGGAAATCGTAGTCCCTCGTCAAATAAACCTGATAGAAGGTGATTTTATAAATGGAATTATCAGAAATTCTGACTACATTTCAGAAGATATGAAATTTAGAAGCGCATACAATCTTAGAATTGATAATGTAAATACGACAGTTGTCAAATTAAATGCACAATTTGCAAATCTAAAGAAAAATCCTGAACTGTTTAATGGATTTTCTCTGGCTGTAACAAATACTATATTAAAAAATTTCCCTAATATTCAGAGCGTTGTAATTCAGATAGACGGGGAAACAAATACAAGATAA
- a CDS encoding ABC transporter permease, which produces MAENIKKIITEDDYTPTPEDFEIVGANTTQSEVIYKPSLTFWQDGWRRFKKNKLALSFLGITLIFLFLAIFGQSLTKYSYRAQDLSAKFLSPAKGFAKGHYLGTDNLGRDLFARLSQGIRISMQLSLITAAICVVFGTIYGAVSAYFGGIIDTIMTRIVEILLIIPSMIYIILLMVVMGNSVKTIIIAMSLTRWLNYSLLVRGEVLKIKENEFVLASKSLGGNFLWITLKHLIPNTLSVIIIRLTTDIPNIIFTEAFLSFIGLGVPIPQASLGNLVFDGFVNMTSYPYLFIIPSVVISLITLAFNIVGDALNDALNPKLRD; this is translated from the coding sequence GTGGCAGAAAACATAAAAAAAATTATAACTGAAGATGATTATACCCCTACACCTGAAGATTTTGAAATCGTAGGTGCGAATACCACTCAAAGCGAAGTAATCTACAAACCAAGTTTAACATTCTGGCAGGACGGCTGGAGAAGATTCAAGAAAAATAAATTGGCTTTATCGTTTTTGGGAATAACGCTTATTTTCTTATTTTTAGCAATTTTTGGGCAAAGTTTGACAAAATATTCTTATAGGGCTCAGGATTTATCAGCTAAATTTTTAAGTCCGGCAAAAGGATTTGCAAAAGGACATTACTTAGGAACGGATAATCTCGGACGTGACTTGTTTGCAAGGCTTTCGCAAGGGATAAGAATTTCAATGCAACTATCATTGATAACAGCTGCAATTTGTGTTGTTTTCGGAACAATTTACGGGGCTGTATCAGCATATTTTGGCGGAATTATTGACACAATAATGACTAGAATTGTGGAAATCTTATTAATCATTCCATCAATGATTTACATAATTTTATTAATGGTTGTAATGGGAAACAGTGTAAAAACAATAATTATTGCAATGTCATTGACTAGATGGCTGAACTATTCGCTGTTAGTACGTGGAGAAGTCCTAAAAATAAAGGAAAATGAGTTTGTATTAGCTTCAAAATCACTTGGTGGAAACTTTTTATGGATAACTCTAAAACACTTAATTCCAAATACATTAAGTGTAATAATAATAAGACTTACAACAGATATACCAAACATTATCTTTACAGAAGCATTTTTAAGTTTCATCGGACTTGGAGTTCCAATTCCACAGGCATCACTTGGAAACTTGGTATTTGATGGTTTCGTAAATATGACTTCATATCCATATTTATTCATTATTCCATCAGTTGTAATTTCATTGATTACATTGGCATTTAATATTGTTGGAGATGCTTTAAATGACGCATTAAATCCAAAATTAAGAGATTAA
- a CDS encoding methyltransferase, translating into MSYIENLKSVNKKMIVKEKGLKITQDAILLSEFIKKYFNVEYKNIKEKKTFLEIGAGQGIISLLLSEMNIISKIFAAEIQKDIFKILEKNIEINNLEEKIMLINKNIKNVNGEYDFIFSNPPYKKINSGKMPEDEAEKLSKYEILLTLEELFQEIRRLLKNYGEFFVIVPNDRLNDVFRYIYKNNMNILTIEVSKYKKIDLVVVHGRKGGKVNSGIEINNQI; encoded by the coding sequence GTGAGTTATATTGAAAATCTGAAAAGTGTCAATAAAAAGATGATTGTAAAGGAAAAAGGGCTGAAAATAACACAGGACGCCATTTTACTGTCTGAGTTTATAAAAAAATATTTTAATGTAGAATATAAAAATATAAAAGAGAAAAAAACATTTCTGGAAATTGGGGCAGGACAGGGTATAATTTCCCTATTGCTTTCTGAAATGAATATTATTTCAAAAATTTTTGCAGCAGAAATACAGAAAGATATTTTTAAAATATTGGAAAAAAATATAGAAATAAATAATTTAGAAGAAAAAATAATGCTAATTAATAAAAATATAAAAAATGTTAATGGAGAATATGATTTTATTTTTTCAAATCCTCCATATAAAAAAATAAATTCTGGAAAAATGCCGGAAGATGAAGCGGAGAAACTCAGTAAATACGAAATTTTATTGACATTGGAAGAACTTTTTCAGGAAATAAGAAGGCTCTTAAAAAATTATGGGGAATTTTTTGTAATTGTGCCGAATGACAGGCTAAATGATGTTTTTAGGTATATCTACAAGAATAACATGAATATTTTGACAATAGAAGTTAGTAAATATAAAAAAATAGATTTAGTAGTTGTACATGGGAGAAAAGGAGGAAAGGTAAATTCTGGAATTGAAATTAATAACCAAATATAA
- a CDS encoding ABC transporter permease: MKNILKFLIKRIAMGLVTLWLVITITFFLIHMLPGDPFQSEKAIPPKVKENLMAKYHLDRPLGEQYVEYLKNIAKGDLGASMKVRGRTVNDVIKKSFLTSADLGARSIIFALALGIPLGIVAALKRGKYQDRLAMVVAIIGISVPSFVLAGLMQKYFVDIHNGILIDEYNLPLIRILLSGWDRPEKKILPVVALGLYTVALIARLLRDKMIEVMGQDYIRLAIAKGVKPKNIVFKHALRNAILPIITIMGPTIAAVLTGSFVIEKMFSIPGLGKYFVDSINDRDYTMVLGVTVFYAIFLIIMMILVDIVYVMVDPKIKLGKGDEV, from the coding sequence ATGAAAAATATTTTAAAGTTTTTAATTAAAAGAATCGCAATGGGGCTTGTAACGTTGTGGCTAGTTATTACTATTACATTCTTTCTGATACATATGTTACCTGGTGATCCGTTTCAAAGTGAAAAAGCGATTCCACCTAAAGTAAAGGAAAATCTAATGGCAAAATACCATTTGGACCGTCCGCTTGGGGAACAGTATGTTGAATATCTAAAAAACATAGCAAAAGGAGATCTGGGGGCATCCATGAAAGTTCGTGGGAGAACTGTTAACGATGTTATTAAGAAGAGTTTTCTGACATCGGCAGATTTAGGAGCCAGATCTATTATCTTTGCACTGGCTTTGGGAATTCCGCTGGGAATTGTCGCAGCTCTGAAAAGAGGAAAATATCAGGACAGATTAGCAATGGTTGTGGCAATAATTGGAATATCCGTACCGAGTTTTGTATTGGCGGGACTGATGCAGAAGTATTTTGTCGACATACATAACGGTATCTTAATCGATGAATATAACTTGCCGCTTATAAGGATTTTGCTGTCAGGATGGGACAGGCCTGAGAAAAAAATACTGCCGGTTGTTGCACTTGGGCTTTACACAGTGGCATTGATTGCACGGTTATTAAGAGATAAAATGATCGAGGTAATGGGGCAGGATTATATAAGATTGGCAATTGCAAAAGGGGTAAAGCCAAAAAATATCGTTTTTAAACATGCTTTAAGAAATGCGATTTTGCCAATCATCACAATAATGGGGCCGACAATTGCTGCGGTTCTGACAGGTTCATTTGTAATTGAAAAGATGTTTTCGATTCCAGGATTAGGAAAATACTTTGTAGACAGCATCAATGACAGGGATTACACGATGGTACTTGGAGTTACTGTGTTTTATGCGATATTCCTTATTATAATGATGATACTTGTCGACATTGTATATGTCATGGTTGATCCTAAAATTAAGCTTGGAAAAGGAGATGAAGTATAG
- a CDS encoding N-acetylmuramoyl-L-alanine amidase, translated as MKKILLFLLLFISAVTFSDTLKNVSYSNGKVIGTFRENKQIMPNASVTKLENEDILMLSFPNSEMENGVPTLINKDDQYISKVYTVQSNGMVVVYVYLKPSVTYQVVSKNGEFQVTLGGGQSTSRQVSRNTATQRQSNNNAQVTQTQTQRQPSSSTRGNKKYTIIVDPGHGGHDSGARGNGYNEKDIALQVATRLANNLRRDYNVIMTRDSDFFVPLDTRAKIGNDANADFFISIHLNSSSSSSANGTEVFYFSKKDQGSYAAQVAKFENKVDGSYGDVPFSDFILNDIFYRKNQKTSQAIAESVLDGLINLTGLRRRGVFGANFAVLRGSNSPSILVELGFMNNYSDLSQYLTPEGQERAASTIGDAIRKFFK; from the coding sequence ATGAAAAAAATATTATTATTTTTGTTACTTTTCATAAGTGCAGTTACATTTTCTGACACTTTAAAAAATGTATCATACAGCAATGGAAAAGTTATAGGGACATTTAGAGAAAATAAGCAAATTATGCCAAATGCATCAGTTACAAAACTAGAAAACGAAGACATACTGATGTTAAGCTTTCCAAACAGTGAGATGGAAAACGGTGTGCCTACCCTTATCAATAAAGATGATCAGTATATAAGCAAAGTTTATACAGTTCAAAGCAATGGAATGGTAGTAGTATATGTGTACTTAAAACCATCTGTAACTTATCAAGTCGTAAGTAAAAATGGAGAATTCCAAGTAACACTCGGTGGTGGACAATCAACATCAAGACAAGTATCAAGAAACACAGCGACACAAAGACAATCAAATAACAATGCACAAGTAACACAAACACAAACTCAAAGACAGCCAAGCAGTTCCACAAGAGGAAATAAAAAATATACGATAATTGTAGATCCAGGACATGGCGGACATGATTCAGGAGCAAGAGGAAACGGGTATAACGAAAAAGATATAGCATTACAGGTAGCAACAAGACTGGCTAACAATTTAAGACGAGATTATAACGTTATCATGACAAGAGATTCAGATTTCTTTGTACCATTGGATACAAGAGCTAAAATTGGAAATGACGCAAATGCAGATTTCTTTATAAGTATTCACTTAAATTCAAGTTCAAGCTCATCAGCAAACGGAACAGAAGTATTTTACTTTAGTAAAAAGGATCAGGGAAGTTATGCTGCACAAGTAGCTAAATTTGAAAATAAAGTTGATGGAAGCTATGGAGATGTACCATTCTCAGACTTTATTTTAAATGATATTTTTTATAGAAAAAATCAAAAAACAAGTCAAGCTATAGCAGAATCTGTATTAGACGGACTTATAAACTTAACAGGACTTAGAAGAAGAGGGGTTTTTGGAGCAAATTTTGCGGTGCTTCGTGGAAGTAATTCACCATCAATACTTGTAGAATTAGGATTTATGAATAATTATTCCGATTTATCGCAATACTTGACACCCGAAGGACAGGAAAGAGCAGCAAGCACTATTGGGGATGCAATAAGAAAATTCTTTAAATAA
- a CDS encoding phosphatase PAP2 family protein produces MKKTLLISAFLFANLVSFSAGKGNDVTTKPAVYFLKSSQVVSSYDLLPPPPAVDSIAFLNDKAQYEKGKLLRNTERGKQAYNDAQVEGDGVPRAFSEAFGYTISAQTTPEIFKLVTKLREDAGDLATRSAKQTYMRIRPFAYFKESTCRPEDEATLSTNGSYPSGHTSIGWATALVLAEVNPARQSEIIKRGYEMGQSRVICGYHWQSDVDAARVVASTVVATLHSNSEFNAQLAKAKAEFQRLSKRR; encoded by the coding sequence ATGAAAAAAACATTATTAATTAGTGCATTTTTATTTGCAAATTTAGTTTCATTTTCTGCAGGAAAAGGAAATGATGTAACGACAAAACCGGCTGTCTATTTTTTGAAAAGTTCACAAGTTGTAAGCAGCTATGATTTATTGCCGCCTCCACCAGCAGTTGACAGTATTGCTTTTTTAAATGACAAGGCTCAGTATGAAAAAGGAAAATTGCTTAGAAATACTGAAAGAGGAAAACAGGCATATAATGATGCGCAAGTAGAGGGGGATGGAGTGCCTCGTGCCTTTTCTGAAGCATTTGGATACACAATTTCAGCTCAGACAACACCTGAAATTTTCAAATTGGTTACAAAATTACGTGAAGATGCAGGAGATTTGGCAACAAGATCTGCAAAACAGACATATATGAGAATACGTCCATTTGCATACTTTAAAGAGTCAACTTGTCGTCCAGAAGACGAAGCAACTCTTTCAACAAACGGTTCTTACCCATCAGGGCATACTTCGATTGGTTGGGCTACTGCATTAGTTCTGGCTGAAGTAAATCCTGCAAGACAAAGTGAAATTATAAAACGTGGTTATGAAATGGGGCAAAGCCGTGTAATTTGCGGTTACCACTGGCAAAGCGACGTCGATGCAGCCCGTGTAGTAGCAAGTACAGTTGTTGCAACACTTCATTCAAACAGTGAATTTAACGCCCAGCTAGCTAAGGCAAAAGCAGAATTTCAAAGATTAAGCAAAAGAAGATAG
- a CDS encoding metalloregulator ArsR/SmtB family transcription factor, with the protein MAKIMEEENINYETKAIHKEIVEKVEKLMPEEEVIYDLADFFKILGDTTRMRILSALFHEEMCVYDIANLLKMTQSAISHQLRVLKQGRFVKHRKEGKIVYYSLEDEHIKHIVEQGMTHILEKK; encoded by the coding sequence ATGGCTAAAATAATGGAAGAAGAAAATATAAATTATGAAACAAAGGCTATTCATAAGGAAATCGTGGAAAAAGTGGAAAAATTAATGCCAGAAGAAGAAGTTATATATGATTTGGCAGATTTTTTTAAGATACTGGGGGATACTACAAGAATGAGGATATTAAGTGCCTTATTTCATGAGGAAATGTGTGTTTACGATATTGCAAATCTTCTGAAAATGACACAGTCCGCTATTTCACATCAGCTTCGGGTATTGAAGCAGGGCAGATTTGTAAAACATCGAAAAGAAGGGAAAATTGTCTATTATTCGCTGGAAGATGAGCATATAAAGCATATTGTAGAGCAGGGAATGACACATATTCTGGAAAAAAAATAA
- a CDS encoding ABC transporter ATP-binding protein — protein MGKILLEVKDLSVSFNTYAGEVQALRKINFSVDRGETLAIVGESGSGKSVSVQTIMKLIPMPPGEIKNGEILFEGEDLVKASPERMRQLRGGKIGMIFQDPMTSLNPTIKVGKQIMEGILIHKDVTKEEAKQQAIEMLRKVGIPKPEERFHQYPHEFSGGMRQRAVIAIALSCEPDLLICDEPTTALDVTIQAQILDLINELKKELNIAVILITHDLGVVAETADRVVVMYAGEKLEEAPVRELFKNPKHPYTWGLLKSLPRLDMKIGEKLSSIPGTPPDLLKPPVGDPFAPRSEYAMKIDYERKPPMIDLGNGHLVKSWLYVDGAPKIKSPFESEESDESENKGTEGK, from the coding sequence ATGGGAAAAATATTATTAGAAGTAAAGGACTTGAGTGTTTCTTTTAACACGTATGCCGGGGAAGTTCAGGCTCTTAGGAAAATCAACTTTTCCGTGGATCGTGGGGAAACGCTTGCAATCGTTGGAGAGTCTGGTTCAGGGAAATCAGTTTCCGTGCAAACAATTATGAAATTAATACCAATGCCGCCAGGGGAAATAAAAAATGGGGAAATCCTTTTTGAAGGGGAAGATTTGGTAAAGGCTTCGCCAGAGAGAATGAGACAGCTTCGTGGTGGAAAAATCGGAATGATATTTCAAGATCCTATGACATCTCTTAATCCGACAATTAAAGTTGGAAAGCAAATTATGGAAGGGATTCTAATTCATAAGGACGTAACAAAGGAAGAGGCAAAGCAGCAGGCCATTGAAATGCTTAGAAAAGTTGGCATTCCTAAACCAGAAGAAAGATTTCATCAGTATCCGCATGAATTTTCTGGAGGAATGCGACAAAGGGCGGTTATAGCCATTGCTCTTTCGTGCGAGCCGGACTTATTAATCTGTGACGAGCCGACAACAGCTCTGGACGTTACTATTCAGGCACAGATTCTAGATTTAATAAACGAATTAAAAAAAGAATTAAATATCGCTGTAATACTTATAACGCATGATTTGGGAGTGGTTGCTGAAACTGCTGACAGAGTGGTTGTCATGTATGCTGGAGAAAAGCTGGAAGAGGCTCCTGTAAGGGAACTTTTCAAAAATCCGAAACACCCATATACTTGGGGACTTTTGAAATCATTGCCAAGGCTGGATATGAAAATTGGAGAAAAACTGTCTTCTATTCCAGGAACTCCTCCAGATTTGTTAAAGCCGCCTGTAGGAGATCCATTTGCACCACGTTCTGAATATGCAATGAAAATTGACTATGAAAGAAAACCTCCGATGATTGACTTGGGAAATGGGCACCTTGTAAAATCATGGCTTTATGTCGATGGCGCTCCAAAAATAAAATCTCCTTTTGAATCAGAGGAATCTGATGAATCAGAAAATAAAGGAACGGAGGGGAAATAA
- a CDS encoding peptidylprolyl isomerase — MGFREHKKAIQIASAIIIGIFGISMLITGILFLKNNVFGAAGGNREVIATVNGTKIYRDDFERESLGLKNQLYNLNQQKMQQLSQAGIPAENLKNVPDNIINEYVLQLMINKEILLSSAKNLGIKISGATVSKEFETYQKQSGLGKQEFAQYLRSVGYNVTSFKKMIKDQKMIEKMREKLFSNDKITDEEIKKAYERNKYTQAFLNQDFEDVKDQIKENMTQDKDIMILNSYLAKAKEKAKIVFKNKDFEKMYTNMTAVVAQNGEYKYTNESLNEQLINAVSQTQQGYSDKLVNDLKATLKVNLDKFVKIANKAKTAGIKADADLVGVDQLRDYSQKYYNYLIDTYKPDDATLQARFNAKKDSYNTPNSIGGYVIGEEYQASENDFEAAKKQAENIMKTTTKDNFAAKAKEFSKDPGSANNGGSLGETADLSQLVPEFANAVKKGKAGDIVGPIRTQFGYHIIYIQSKDANNDNVAKVSHILITPVISEASKQEVVKKVQALKAEIESKKTTFENVEKQDKYKFSVKERFKKMVKSDAIPGIGKNDELMNQIFALQINGILDRNDATGYYLITKTSEIPFTQATFENSKERVRLELAHEYADKQLEII; from the coding sequence ATGGGATTTAGAGAGCATAAAAAGGCAATTCAGATTGCTTCTGCAATTATAATAGGAATATTTGGCATATCTATGCTTATTACAGGGATATTATTTTTAAAAAATAATGTTTTTGGCGCAGCAGGAGGCAACAGGGAAGTAATTGCAACTGTCAATGGAACAAAGATTTACCGGGATGATTTTGAAAGAGAAAGTCTTGGACTGAAAAATCAATTATATAACTTAAATCAGCAAAAAATGCAGCAGTTATCACAAGCAGGAATACCCGCTGAAAATTTGAAAAATGTTCCAGATAATATTATTAATGAATATGTTTTACAGCTTATGATAAATAAGGAAATTTTGCTTTCATCGGCAAAAAATTTAGGAATAAAAATAAGTGGGGCAACTGTGAGTAAGGAATTTGAAACTTATCAAAAACAGTCAGGTTTGGGAAAACAGGAGTTTGCTCAATATTTAAGATCTGTCGGATATAATGTCACTTCATTTAAAAAGATGATAAAAGATCAAAAAATGATTGAAAAAATGAGAGAAAAATTATTTTCAAATGATAAAATTACAGATGAAGAAATAAAAAAAGCATATGAGAGAAATAAATATACTCAGGCATTTTTAAATCAGGATTTTGAAGATGTGAAAGATCAAATTAAAGAAAATATGACTCAGGATAAAGATATCATGATTTTAAATTCATATCTTGCAAAAGCCAAGGAAAAGGCTAAAATTGTATTTAAAAACAAAGATTTTGAAAAAATGTACACTAATATGACAGCTGTTGTGGCACAAAATGGAGAATATAAATATACAAACGAATCACTAAATGAACAGCTTATAAATGCAGTTTCACAAACACAGCAAGGATATTCAGACAAGCTGGTTAATGATTTAAAAGCTACATTAAAGGTAAACTTGGACAAATTTGTAAAAATTGCTAATAAGGCTAAAACAGCTGGAATAAAAGCTGATGCCGATTTAGTGGGAGTAGATCAGTTAAGAGATTATTCGCAAAAATACTATAATTATCTAATAGATACCTATAAACCTGATGATGCGACATTACAAGCCAGATTTAACGCTAAAAAGGACAGCTACAATACTCCAAACAGCATTGGGGGATATGTAATCGGAGAAGAATATCAGGCTAGCGAAAATGACTTTGAAGCGGCTAAAAAACAGGCTGAAAACATTATGAAGACAACAACAAAAGATAATTTTGCAGCTAAAGCCAAAGAATTTTCAAAAGATCCCGGTTCTGCGAACAATGGTGGAAGTCTAGGAGAAACAGCCGATTTATCACAGCTTGTTCCAGAATTTGCAAATGCAGTTAAAAAAGGTAAGGCTGGAGATATTGTGGGACCCATCAGAACGCAATTTGGATACCACATTATTTACATTCAAAGTAAAGATGCAAACAATGACAATGTTGCAAAAGTTAGCCATATTTTAATAACACCAGTTATTTCCGAAGCCTCTAAACAGGAAGTTGTTAAAAAAGTTCAGGCTTTAAAAGCTGAAATTGAAAGTAAAAAAACAACTTTTGAAAATGTGGAAAAACAGGACAAATATAAATTCAGCGTTAAGGAAAGATTCAAAAAAATGGTTAAATCGGATGCAATTCCTGGAATTGGTAAAAATGATGAATTAATGAATCAGATATTTGCGCTGCAAATAAACGGAATTCTTGACAGAAACGATGCAACAGGATACTATTTAATAACTAAGACATCTGAAATACCATTTACACAAGCTACGTTTGAAAATTCAAAAGAGCGTGTAAGACTGGAACTTGCACACGAATATGCAGATAAACAATTAGAAATTATATAA